TTTTAAGGAACAAAATTAGGGCatacttataaatttttcttccattgttatatattttattgtttataaaggttaaaacttccaaaaaatagagagaaaaattttttttcagacttttAATAGTGGGTAGCCACCTTAAGCACGCATGACTAAtactaaattgaaaattatattttaaacttttaagcttgaattattttttactaaagcaGGCTTTAAATTGCATAATGCTGCACATGATAAAGTAATATTATCCATATGATGAAGCTTAGAAATgggtaataaattttttatttttcgaaaaGGCATTATTCGGTTTATGGCCCTTTCTATGTGAATTCTTAAGTTCGCAACATCAGTAGTCTTCTCACATTCATTAGCAGTCATTTGACTCTTTACTCTTGCACATGCTGGAACTAATAAGCtgcaataacaaaataatagttCTTCTCTTATTTGAACTCTGTCTGCCATCACCTCGTCGGCTCTTTCCAATAAAAGGTCAAAAAAACCACTGCcacttgtaataaatttatctgATGCTCTGCCACCGTAAAATTTAGATAGAAACGTTATGTATCCATTTGGTGCTATACCAATTAATACATTGACAGTGTTGTGGCGCTTATAATCAGACCAAGTCACTGCTTAGTTGTAAAGGGACTTTGAAcgttcaataaatatttcaaaacaatcaaTTATCACTCTACACTTGTGATGCTTTGTTTTCACAAAGGAGTcaggtaagttttttttatgacttcacTTGGGAGCCAAACAATAATAGCATTTCCGAGAATATAagcaacaattttaataaaagcggTAAATATATTAGAAcacaaagattttaaaatgccAAAACGATCAGCAATATCTTCATTTAAACGATCAGCAATATCTTCATTTAAACGATCAGCAATATCTTCATTTAAACGATCAGCAATATCTTCATTTAAACGATCAGCAATATCTTCATTTAGTAAACCTAAGCGCAACCTCAtaagtgttattaaaaaattgtttctgttTGATAACAGTTAACATTTAGATATagattttagttatttaactttGCTACGTGAATGTTTTGGGCCTCTCCAATAACGAATGGAGGGTAAAAACGgttttaacaaaccaaaaataacattaaaaatagcAATCGAAGATATACTagtataaaagttcatttttttatcattattaacttATCTccaagaaaatttttgtttaggcttcactgtttgttttattttcaacttttttaactgATTAGTTAGGCTATTTAATACTTTACTAACATAAGAGGTGATAAGTGAAGATTTGTATTCACATGAAGTACATATGTTAAGTTGTGGTAAGCTCAATGAATACCTATGGTCTAATAATATAGGTGATAAAACATCTGCATTAAAACTAACACTTGAAAACTCTGTGACAATACTTTTTTCAGTCAACAAAGGTTCTACAGGTTTCATTTTACTAGAACATGGTAAAGAAGTAATTGGGTGCTTTATTAAAGTTCTTCtgagttttttttgttcagGTTGATCAAAACCCATAGTTATTGTTGGATTAGGGTTCAtaacagttaaaattttatcaacaaaatgaTCGGAGCATACTCTATCTGCAGTTCCGAGTTTCTATGCACTTCCTTTTTTATTTCCGTCTAAATTCtatttagttataaaagttAAGCTGACTAATCCATTGTTCTctttttaagttatttcttttaaaacttggGAAACAAGACATTCGAAATAGTGCCTCATATCCACACTCGGTTAGTATGTTCCCTTCGTGTTGAAAACACGTTTTATCTTTCAAATTTTCTAGCTTATAGGAACTATTCCAGTGGTGTGCAatggatttttagatgtttgagttttgacacttacaggcaTTGCGctaactccaaacttttgtatgtttgtgcttatatcaaaaaaaaatgttttgcaaagaattcgggtgattggagcttgggaacaaaaaagccctaatttttgggcccacccgGCCCTAACGTGGGAGCAacgagtttataaaatattttctttactttatttatctaaatttatattcatcaacaaatttcaaatttcatgcaataatctcttatttttcaaaaattatggccatataaagtttaaacccccctcaatttgagggggctgtaaacATTGTAGTGTCATAAAAACtgaacactaagagattattgcatgaaacttgaaatttgttgatgaatatgaatttagataaatatagtaaagaaaatattttataaactcgttgctcccacgttaagggtctggtgggcccaaaaattagggttttttgttcccaagctccaaCCACCCCaattctttgcaaaacattcttttttgatataagcataaacatacaaaagtttggagttagcacaatgcctgtaagtgctaaaactcaaacatctaaaaatccagtgtacaccactgtatTGGTACACCCTATAACAGCACAGTTAATTTtcttcttatatattttatcactaACTCGCAActgagaaaataaatatttacctttCTAAATTCGTTCCAGGACTTTTTCTTGCGCGATTTTAGAAATGGCAGAACATCGCTTGAACTGGTGTATTATTGTTGGTTcctctttttttgttatttcagcATATCTAAATACttgatttagttggttttttTTGCCATGTCTAGCGTGGTGTCAATGTATAAAAAGGAGCATTGTTAATACTgttggttaaaataaataacgatAAAGGcattgtaaaatactttttttggtactaagtttgcataatttatgtaaGTATGAAAAAATGAGTAGTAAAGTTGgtttagggttttttttttgtttaaatatgatcTGGATTTATATAAGACTACgttacttttagatatttttgagcaaatATAGCCAATATGTGGTTTCCATGTAAAATTCTCATCGAAAATCACTCCTAAAAATTGagtaacaaaatctcttttgatttcaactttatcaataaatattttaggcaAATTTCGGGGTAAATATGGTTTTTTAGAGAGCAAATGGAATAagattcatttgtttttattaattaacttgCAGACCAGACATTTTACGTAAATATCTTGATTGTTTAAACTTATAATCGATTGACcgttttttatacttattttaaaatataaaaataagtataaataaatataaaaaaatgttggttttcaaataaaagtattgaagcgaacttgttattttattcaaagtttaaacATCTAATAAAGTTCATTTGTCAATtaactcaactatattttttagaatcaaataattttaaaagttgccAAATATATGTCGTTATAACGAAAGTAAGTATCAGATTAGGGAAacaattaaagagataaaaattatggcaaattttgttatttttatttcaattataggTAATGGCAACATTCTCTTTAAAATCATTGTCAGAAATAGAAAACCAAGTAAAAGATTTTTCGATAGATATTCCactgatttttttatacaaaaatagaCGAAGGGACATCtgcatctatttttaaatatgagcTAAAAGGTGATACGGTGGCtgtaaaaatctttaaacattctttaTCTAAGAAAAAAACACTACAGGCTGCAGATAAACTACGCAAATTAGTTTGCCCTCACCTCGTAGTGTTTAGAGGATACTTATTGCGACTTATATTTGACTTCTGCGGAGTAAATGTAGGAGATGAATGTGTAAACAATGTATcccaaatgataaaattttttaatgaaaacgaTCATTATGCATTAAACGAGAGATTAGACATTATCAAACAAGCTACCTtaggtttaaaaactttacattaTTTTGGAATTGTACACAAAGACTTTAAACCATCTAATTTTTTGGTCACTGGAACTTTAAACAAACTAAGCGtcaaaataattgattttgatGACCTATCCTTAATACAAGAAACTATTCATGCCACCCtgacaaacaaaatttttttattagaaatgacTTTAGCTTATACAGCACCTGAAATCTGCAAACAGGAAGTTAAATCTCCATCCTTTAAGTCAGACATTTATTCCTGGTCAACGTCAGCTTACGAAGTTCTTTCTGGATATATAATGGCCTTAAGTAAGTATAATACCTATACTAAATGATTCTCTCCTAATAGAAGCTTTGAGTCAAGATAAGCGACctaatataaatgaattaaacCAGTTCTACACATTTAATGATGAAACTTGggttttcaaaatgatttgcaaTGCCTGGGACACAAATCCGGAAGTCAGAAAAGATATTGATAAGGTAAGACGAGTATCAAATAGTATCAAAATTTCAATAGATTGAgcatttaaagttaaaataaaattattttttattcagattTTAAAAGCACTAAATAAAGATAGAAGAAGCAAACaagtaataaaaccaaaacGAGAAGCAAAAAACAATCCACTCAACGAACGTTGGCagatatgaaaaaaaagtaatattattaatacaGGTATTTTAACCATCATTTTGTTTTCATGAGcaatatttttggaaatatttaaacttgaattcactaaaataatgttaaaaaatatttcatatttatttaaaaataagactttaTTCTTGGAATAAAACTGGAATAAAgagaagttttcttttttaactggaattaaaaaaagatttcattctTTTTAACTGGTATTCATAGCCGAACttgattcaaaattaaaaaaaagggagttttgtttcaaaataaaatgacaTTAGCATAAACTATAGAACTTTAAACgtttacaatattaaaactttgactacttttttttcttttattattaactagaAGCAATAACCCAGTGAGCACGGGACGTTCAGAAGATTAAACATCTTTTGAACGTCTGTTCAACGTTTTGCACgacttttgaacgttcaaaaacGACTTTTTTTTAGTCCCATGCCTACTGGGAAGTTTgcatagaataaaaaaaaaatttaaatataattaacaaaacaaattttttcaataacaagactcaaatgaaaaacaaaatttttttacattttttaacatcaaaaaacaagccaaagttttacatttgtattAATAGTATAgaacaatttttctttatttaaagaaagttaACTTATTTGTTGggtatttttaaattctatttgagatttatttgaaacttgtctgaaaatttgaaattcattaaaaaaagtagatgCTTATATATCTTTAAGTTACTTGAttactcttttaaaaaacagcaaaataCAATTATTACGCTATTCTTTAAAACAAAGAGGTCATTTGAGATAAATAACAGTATagattaaatgttatttatattttaaaaagttgtgattttgtttgttaaagttaacacagaaaaaaacatgctgttttcaaaatgaaaaaagcaGAGAAGTATTACCAGAGTAAATCTGACCctgaaaatcttgaaaaaaatttttttaaatgattacaAAGGTAAGTTTTTGAAGAAAcctatatatttgatatatgaaataacaatataattctttggaatataatgtatatttttctaattaaactACTACTAATTATTAtcgatataaatttattttaaaaatatttctaaaaatacgcaattttacaaaaaagttaagctttaaaatttttacaacaacaGAAATAGGCAAGGACTTAATTGacttaattaagaaatatttatttaattttaatataaacagaCATTGGCCCAAACATATGGAGATTTTTATAatcatctaaaataaaactaatctAACTTGAGTtcattagttgtttttttaataatatttagtatCGATGGAACCAAAGATGATGGTTCTTTTGGTAGGCTagttaatgaatttaaatactTTCCGACTGTAAAATAGAAACAACTGTAAAATAGAACCATAAAGAATGTCCAATTTCTTTGCTTCTTCTTagtaagaaaaatagaaaaatttgaagaaattaCCTATTGTTACGGAGAAAATAACCTTGACTGGCACGCAGCTGTaagtatatcttttttttgtattagtttatatttgtactatttaaatacaaatttattctatagaattctataatataatatttataccttttagataaaacacatttaatttaaatactttgatttacatttgatttataaaatagtgTTATTTTCTTAAAGCACACTTGTAGTCAAGTtgatagaaattttataaaagttaatttttttattttatgaagaaaaagatattgtaccaaaagtttaaagaagaaaaaagaaagcgttagtttaaaaattgaatttatatatagaaattctAAATCTTGCTTTTGTTTGCGAATATATTTCTtgcaaaaatatacttttagttTTCAGAATGTGTATCAtttaagaaacttatttttattttttaaaactattaaaatcaaatttcttATCACTTAAATACACacatgtaaattaaattaaattatttacattaaattaaatacatgtAAGATTTAATCGaataagaaatttgaaaaaacttaactaTAGTTTAAACGATACATTACCAGGAAATTTTCATCATGATGTATTTAGACTGCCAATGTAAATTTTTAGTATcgtatataaacaaaaatgaatatcTCAACCAGATTAGAATTTGACAAAAAAgagtaaatacatttaaattaactttatgcGACTTACCCAAGTATtttgcagaaaaaatattttagatatgaAAACTCATTTACAAATGactagcaaataaaaatttatattaaaccaATTTTACTCAGgaatattttgaagaaaactttattaaaataaaaagttttaaacattatgATGTAGAATAACAATACATTTTACTTCCGCTCCAAAATCTTCATTCTGTATGAtccttaaagtttttaataaaaaacatgcaTAAATATAGATGGTTCGCAAGAGATTTAGATCAGAAACagctattttcttttttataacttgaaaaattttatttgactttttattaatagcgttcaaaaaattttttaaattttagaatatagtttttatagctatttcaaactttgtttttagttacTATTACTTTCGTAGTCTTGTTTTATGTACATCTGTCATTGTTTCATTTATATCTATCGCTTTTGACGTTGACGTTTTGACGTCTGTCGTTTTTGTCGTTGTTCAGCCTGTTGGTTTTATCGTTGTTATGCCTGTGTCCGCCGGTTTCGctgttccttttttttaattaacatttgtTAAACCTAAAAGAGCCTTAATGGGGCAGCAACTAGCTGATTCTTATATACAATATTGAGGTCAATTTTTAGCGATAAGTTGCTGGAGATCATGTAAGCTCCTGTAGGTAAAGAGAAATCAATGGGCCTTTTGCATAATCATTTGACAATTAGCAATATTAGCGCTGTTATCTTTCGCGCGATAAATTTGAGTCCTTTAACCATGGAAGTTTTATAGATTGAAGTGCAACGCCATTGAAATTCCTAAAACAATGCGTGAAATCATTTGTTCAAAATACAATAGTCGTAAACAATTTCACTTAAGTCAGACGGCGCTTCTGAAGGGGTAGGTACAATCGGCTGAGCAGAGCAGATTGGCTGAGCAGATCATAAATAGTGCGGACGGCAAGGAacagcatttttaataaaaaatagtatttttagtGTCAAGCGTGAGCGTATTATGGCGATACTAGTACTTACAAATGTTTCaactcatttaaattattatttttgtcttatATCTTCAAGTGTAAGTGTATTATGTAATGGCGATACCAATACTTACAAATATTCTGtctcatttaaaaatagaagttattGCTGAACTTATTACCAAAAGCGACATTAATACAAGGTCAACACTGCTCAACAAGCCGAAGTCAGGAGAAGTGTATGTCGCTCAAGTGAACAATGGGATAGGTCATAAACACctaagatttttttgtaattaaataaactttaataaagctaataacgataaaataaataatgatactttatacactttCTTAAATCGTTTATAAGCAACTCTCAATAAGCCAGGTTTAACTAGGATGTGCTTCTTTACAGACTTACAGATTATCTATATAGCAAATTTGATCATACCTGGATTACTTCAGCATTGTTGCCAACAATGCTGAAGTAATCCAGTGGCATTATACCAACAATGTTGGTATAAtgccaaataataaaaaggtaaataaccagataattaaagaaaaaactttataagtatACTTAATAAGTTGTTTATGTTTTCCTAGACTTCAACCACTTGAACCAACTTGAAAGTGTATAATGAGTATATTTGcacttataatataaaagttaattgtaaatataagtGTTTAAAAATACTCATGTAATAATTTATGAAGTAGTTATGTAACTCCATAGCTTTTTAGTTTCTGCtcataaaagttactttattaGAGAAATTGCATAGCTTGAATCCTCATTCCcacttttaatactttttgccTAGGAGCCGGGGAAAGTGAATGGTCAAAATGTCCAATATAAATTAGCTGCACAATAGCTTTAGCTTTATAGCTATAACGAAGATGCACAATAGCTCTAGATGGTTATTTAAGGACCATGATATGCATCTAAAAAGCAATGTTTCAACCACATTTgcatttaacaaatgttttggTGTTGCATatcatatttacattttaagtttagTCTATAGTAATTGGATATTTAAGAAAATGTAAGATGATATagtagcattttatttttttaatattagtttggGTGATCAAGGTTTTCAACTCTTGTCCTCCTTTTCCtacacataataaaataaagattttgaataatttttttccttctcTTTCATCCTTAGGGCTAAGGCTACTCACCTaccttattttttgtaattatttgttctgtttgttttgaaaaacttttttaatttcatttattagaTGACTGGCGCGCTGATGGATATAGATGAAAACAAACTGGATGCTGTAAAATTCCACGTGGTTCGCCAGTTTATTCAAAGCTCCACTATGCCACAGTGACATCTACTGGAACATCAACTGTATTTCAGaagtttgtttataaagatttgTGTCAAAAAGATGTTGTTGTTATTCATTATATGGGAAACCATCACCTTGCTGTCTTTATGCCACATGGTAATCtttgcaaatattatttaataacagtTCTATCttatgtttgtttaaaagatatttttcataaatttctaatatctaattaaattatattttattgcattttaggAAACTCTAAAAAAGCTATTAATTTCCTAACAACAGCTTCATCAGTGCGAAGTGCTATTGTTGAATCAAAGAATTACAAAGAAATGCTTATTGATGTCAAAGATGAGCCCATACAGTTTCAACCTAGAAATCCTAGACAATTCAAGTATATAAGGAGTGTTGATTCTTTTGTTACTCTTCACGAACTAGCTTATATGATGCCTGGATTTGTGTGGACAATCTCTACTTACCCGGACTTGGCTGTATCATTTGGAATACAAAAATCCATAGAACAACTTGTGATGTGTTCTCAAGTATTTCTTTCTTATGatacaacttttaatttaggggatttttatttatctattttagtGGCACAAATGAGTTATTTTGTGGAAAAACCATGTATGCCTATAGCCTTTTTATTACACGATCGAAAATTTGATATagtccataaattttttttcaaaactctcaAAACGAAACTcccaattttaaataatgttgtaaTAGTAACAGATGGAGAGAGTGGTCTAAGCAAGGCTATTGAAAAAGCATTACCAAAATGGAATCTTGTAACTTGCTCTAACCATATTTTGTCAGATATTGAGATATGGTTGAAGAAGCATAATGCTGGAAAACAAGAAATAAGTGTATACAAATCTCAAGTCCAGGAACTTTTACAGTGTGAAAGTGAAAGCCAGCTCCAAATGAAGATTGATACATTGAAGCTTTCTTGGAGTGAAgcctttgttgtttattttgaaaaccaCTTGAGCGCTCGTATTTCTATAGCTTTTATTGGCTATTTGAGATCAGTTGGATTAATTGAAGGTTTAGTTACAAACAATATATCTGAATCTTTAAACGCTCTAATAAAGAGATTTCAGGAATGGGAGGAGGCACCAGTTGATGCTATGCTTATAGCAATGCACcgtttacaaactttttatctCACCGAAATTAAACGCAGCTTCAGTGGCTTTGGACCATACACTCTCAATGAAAATACTCACCTGTCTAGTATGTATTTAAATcatgttttaaacttatttatgatttttgtgGTCACTTATTGTTGCTATTTTTGCAGTCGTTTTTCTATCGTGCAATAGCACATTACATTCATCATCATAATCTATACAACATATCAGGTGTGTAATTTTATGTCTTACTTGAGTGGCCCACTATAATAATCAACAGTGCTGTAATTTATTgtctattttaattaaaatccgCTGCTTTTTATAACgtttagtaaaattaaatagtgCACTGTagtgtatttaattttaaacctagtattttttttaaaaagatttaattattttttaaaggtttcttttaaataatcacAAGTAATGAAATCATTAAGGTACCAGATGACCATGAAAGTACACCCCTGCATATTCATTACCTTAAATTATTCTCTGTTTCAGTTAACATTGATGAAGTACCTAAATTGGAAGATCCTGAGCTCGTTATTGCGGAGCTGCAAGCAGCAGCCAATGTATCATTGAAACAGCTTGTACCACCATCGATTAGTGTCCTTTCTAACATGCTGAAAGTAGTTCATAATCCAAGCATCAAAGTCTTTACAGTCTCTGGACCAGATGGCAATGCACATGTGGTGAAATTATTTCCAAAAGAAAGTTGCACATGCCCTTCTTCAACAATGTGCTGTCATGTACTGGGAGTCAAACGTAGCATAGGTGTTGAGTGTAGTGAAAGGCGAGTTTTGAATTTGACCAAGTTGCGAGGCAATTCACGGTAATTTTACTAATTTCTGTAgcaagtttatttaatttttgtttgattacaTTCTAGTTAGACTTTTTTTCTCTCTAAAATCTATTAAATTCgtaaaataactcttttttttttagaaaaaaaggtgACAAAAAATCGGGAAGGAAGAAACCAAGACCAGGAGATATTAACTTTATCCCTGCACCTGATGCAATTGGTGCAATTAATAATTTGGACTTGAGTAGGTTTGATGACTTTTCcttaatacaaaataatgaCGCAAAAGTGTCTCCAACTTTAGTTGGTATTGATTATTTAAACGCTGATAATATTTCTACAGCAATCCCATTAGCGAAatctaaaatgtattttttggttttgtatttttacatttacaattgtctcattcttttttttaatattcaagtgttgttcttatttttaaagtttctttttaaacatatatattgtttttctgttaaatatgttattgtttttaaggaagcaaaatcaattaaaattggTTGATGCATATGTACCAAAGAAAAGACAACCCTCTGCCTCTTTAGTTTCATCTGATTTTCAGTCGTTACTTTATTCAGATGTGATACCAATTGTTAATGTTGAATTGGAGTGTATTGTAAGTGATGCAATtctatttattcatttttcagATTCTAAGTATATCTGTGTTTATTTTCATCAGCTAGCAAGGCACTAGTTTAAATTAACTATGTGCTTAATTGCACATTGGGTTTGTGTGTTGCTTACTAAGCAACACACACTGTGTGCAATGTTTACAAAGTATGTGTATTTAACAGATATCAAGCGTTTACACCAAGCGGCAGCAGGGTATGAAGTTTTTGTCACAgcataataatatttacaaaattctgTTGTTGTTAACTAAGTTGTTTATAACAGCTATACTATTGTTCTTAACAAATGTTGGTTGTTATAACAAGTTTTATCAAGAAGTGCACCAAATAAGAATTCAAATTGAAGTGTTCTTCAATTTGAAACTTGTATGTATAATTGAAATCtataaatggttaaaaaatcaatatatttctaaaatagttATTACACTTCATGAAGATATCATGATATCTAATCAGTTTATAACATGGTATATAATCCGTTTGCTAATTATACTAACAATGTCATTAtgaattataatattaaatattaataataacattcatACTAAGCTACATCCTAATGTCACTAAACTTATGTCACTAGACTAAGCAATCACACTAAGCATTGTTAATCATATATTTTGCTGGAGGTAAAAATAGCATTAGTAGTATCAAATAGTTACAATAATAGAACTGACATTGGTTTGCTAAACGTATTCTCAATgtgtttttcagttttaataatataaaccaataatattttgttttctaggTTCCAGTTGATGTAGACGATTGGCTTCAATTTAATACAACGAGTGTTAGCATTGCTGATCGTAATCTAATCACAAGTCAAGATGGCCTTCTCAATGATAAGGTTATTTATGCTGCAATGATTTTGTGTAAACAACAGTTCCCCGATGTTGACGGTTTAGAGGACCCAATTCTGTGTTTTGCAGGTCAGTGTAACAGTGTTCCGCTTTCAAAACGTGGttatgtttaaatttgtaatgATGAAACCAAAGGAAATTGGATAACTGTTGCCTACCAGCATTGCAAAGATGGTAAAATAAACATCTATTGCAGTTTACAGCTAATTCCTAGCAAAGAGTGTACAcattcaatttcaaaatttgctcGTATACAGTGTGCAGTGATGGAGCTCCATATTAACAATGTATCCCAAATATTGCCAAATCGGTTAATTGCTTTTTAAGTTTGTAGTgtattttactattatatatatatatatatatatatatatatatatatatatatatatatatatatatatataaatatatatatatatatatatatatatatatattatgcggtagtggtgtagtggtaagagcgctcgctttgtgtgcgagaggttcggagttcgactcccaccacgtccctggaagtaccgcgctcaacttagtTTATCCGCGCAGCGgacttgcttgtcaaggttcgtgtttcggattAAAGAGTTGCGAGAGGGTTGCACcacgaacaaaaaaaaaagtaacctcCCCGattgtagtggccccctcgggccttaaGGAAGGTGaattatcgaaaaaaaaaatataaacccttttttttaaagtttcggTTCATTGATATCTATTGTTGGAGTTCGGTTATGTCTTCAAGCACAGTGCGGGTTCGGTTCGGTTCGATATCA
Above is a window of Hydra vulgaris chromosome 10, alternate assembly HydraT2T_AEP DNA encoding:
- the LOC136086113 gene encoding uncharacterized protein LOC136086113, encoding MGFDQPEQKKLRRTLIKHPITSLPCSSKMKPVEPLLTEKSIVTEFSSVSFNADVLSPILLDHRNNFLITLMRLRLGLLNEDIADRLNEDIADRLNEDIADRLNEDIADRLNEDIADRFGILKSLCSNIFTAFIKIVAYILGNAIIVWLPMTWSDYKRHNTVNVLIGIAPNGYITFLSKFYGGRASDKFITSGSGFFDLLLERADEVMADRVQIREELLFCYCSLLVPACARVKSQMTANECEKTTDVANLRIHIERAINRIMPFRKIKNLLPISKLHHMDNITLSCAALCNLKPALVKNNSSLKV
- the LOC136086115 gene encoding uncharacterized protein LOC136086115; its protein translation is MLIDVKDEPIQFQPRNPRQFKYIRSVDSFVTLHELAYMMPGFVWTISTYPDLAVSFGIQKSIEQLVMCSQVFLSYDTTFNLGDFYLSILVAQMSYFVEKPCMPIAFLLHDRKFDIVHKFFFKTLKTKLPILNNVVIVTDGESGLSKAIEKALPKWNLVTCSNHILSDIEIWLKKHNAGKQEISVYKSQVQELLQCESESQLQMKIDTLKLSWSEAFVVYFENHLSARISIAFIGYLRSVGLIEGLVTNNISESLNALIKRFQEWEEAPVDAMLIAMHRLQTFYLTEIKRSFSGFGPYTLNENTHLSINIDEVPKLEDPELVIAELQAAANVSLKQLVPPSISVLSNMLKVVHNPSIKVFTVSGPDGNAHVVKLFPKESCTCPSSTMCCHVLGVKRSIGVECSERRVLNLTKLRGNSRKKGDKKSGRKKPRPGDINFIPAPDAIGAINNLDLSRFDDFSLIQNNDAKVSPTLVGIDYLNADNISTAIPLAKSKMKQNQLKLVDAYVPKKRQPSASLVSSDFQSLLYSDVIPIVNVELECIVPVDVDDWLQFNTTSVSIADRNLITSQDGLLNDKVIYAAMILCKQQFPDVDGLEDPILCFAGQCNSVPLSKRGYV
- the LOC136086114 gene encoding uncharacterized protein LOC136086114; translation: MPVMATFSLKSLSEIENQAADKLRKLVCPHLVVFRGYLLRLIFDFCGVNVGDECVNNVSQMIKFFNENDHYALNERLDIIKQATLGLKTLHYFGIVHKDFKPSNFLVTGTLNKLSVKIIDFDDLSLIQETIHATLTNKIFLLEMTLAYTAPEICKQEVKSPSFKSDIYSWSTSAYEVLSGYIMALTLSQDKRPNINELNQFYTFNDETWVFKMICNAWDTNPEVRKDIDKILKALNKDRRSKQVIKPKREAKNNPLNERWQI